GCCACTGGCGGCGAGCCCGCCACCGAACAACAGGCGCAGCACGGCGGCGGCGGTCGGCAGCGCCGCCAGCAGCACCAGCGCCGCGGTAACGGTGCCGTTTTCCAGGCGCGCCAGCGCAGAACGCGGCGCGGAGTGTTCGCCGACCGCCGCATGCGCGGCGAGCGGCGGCTGCTGGTCGCCGGGCGCCGCGTGCGCCTCCCGTTCCGGCGGATTGTTCTCGGCCCCGGTTGAGGCGGGCCCTCGCGGCCCCCCCGGCCCCCCCGGCGCCCCCGGACCACCGGTCATCGGCGGCCCTGCGCGCGGACCGCGCGCCGCGGATGCCCGCGTGCCCGTGCGTCCCTGCGGATGCCCGCCAACCCGTAGCCCGGCAGCCGGCGGCGAAACAGCGGCTGCATGGCAGCGGCGCTCGCTGTGCGACGCCGGGGTCCACCACGGGCTGCTCGCGGCTGCGCAGCCGCCGCGTGCGGTGTCGGTGCCGTTCTCAGTTGCTGCCCCCGCGGGCGCGGTAGGCGGCGACCTTCTCAAGGACCAGTTCGTAGGCCACGGGATCGATCTCGTCGCCGATCAGGTCGCCGAAGTTGCGCGCGATGATGTCCTGGAATTCCCGCTCCAGGGCCGGGCTGGCGTCGTGCACCTGCAGGCCGTGCGCGACCATCACGTGCACCGCCAGGTCGTCCATCTCGTAAGCGCCCTCGCTTACCCGCCGGGCCGCCATCTCCGCCGCGCGCATCAGCCGCGGGCGCAGGTCGGCGGGGATGCGCTGCCACGCGCGTTTGCTGATCATCACCGCCCCGAACAACGGCGTGAAGCGCAGGTCGGTCATGTGCGGCACGATCCCGAACCACTGGAACGATGCCGCGCCCGAGGGGCTGGAGGCCACCGCGTCGATCATGCCGCTCTGCAGCGCCGTGGTGACCTCCGACACCGGCAGCGCCACCGGGTTGAACCCCGCCTGCTGCCAGGCGCGCAGCACGGCCGGACTGGCCGACCCGACCCACAGCTTGTGCCGGCGCAGGTCGTCGGCGGTGCGCACCGGCTCGCGCGCAAAGAACTTCACCCAGCCGATCGGCGCCCACATCAGCGGGACGAATCCGCGCGCTTCGAGTTGCTCGTTGAAGAACGGCGTCATCTCCTCCAGGATGTTGCGCATCTCGTCGTCGGTGCGCACCAGCATCGGCTGGGCGATCGCCAGCACGCCGGGATAGATGTTGTTGAAGCTGATCGCGGTCATGGCGGCGGCCTGAAGCTGGCCGATGCGCATCTTGCGAATCATGTCCAGTTCGTTGCCGGCGATGCCGCCGGGGAAGATCTTCACGTCGATCTCGCCGTCGGAGATGCGCGCCCAGTCGGCGGCCAGACCGCGCAGCGCCAGGTCCCAGGGCGTATTGGCCGGCGCCACGCTGCCGAGCTTGATGGTGAGCGCGGAGGCGCCGGTGGTGCAGCACAGCACCAGAATCATGGCCGGCAGGACGCGCCGCCACCAGCGGCCGGCGCGGTGCGGATGTGCTTGGTTATAGCTCAACAAACAGGTCCTCCATGTGATCGAGCAGCCAGACGGCATATTGCTGATCAAGCGTATTCTGTAGCCGATACTGCGCCACGTCCAACTCGATGGCCAGCGCGTCGCCGAGCAGGCTGCGGAACAGCTCCGGGTCCTGCTGGCCTACGGCCACGCCGGCCATCGCCAGGTAGGGTCCGGTGCGCTTGTCGCCGGACGCGGCCACGGCGCGCTCGAAGTGCTCGCGCGCGCGTCCCATGTCGCCGCCGAGCACCGCCGCGGTGCCCGCATAATA
This region of Spirochaetaceae bacterium genomic DNA includes:
- the dctP gene encoding TRAP transporter substrate-binding protein DctP; this encodes MSYNQAHPHRAGRWWRRVLPAMILVLCCTTGASALTIKLGSVAPANTPWDLALRGLAADWARISDGEIDVKIFPGGIAGNELDMIRKMRIGQLQAAAMTAISFNNIYPGVLAIAQPMLVRTDDEMRNILEEMTPFFNEQLEARGFVPLMWAPIGWVKFFAREPVRTADDLRRHKLWVGSASPAVLRAWQQAGFNPVALPVSEVTTALQSGMIDAVASSPSGAASFQWFGIVPHMTDLRFTPLFGAVMISKRAWQRIPADLRPRLMRAAEMAARRVSEGAYEMDDLAVHVMVAHGLQVHDASPALEREFQDIIARNFGDLIGDEIDPVAYELVLEKVAAYRARGGSN